DNA from Salinispora arenicola:
CTCGGTGGTCTGTGCGGTCACCGCGCTGTCGGTGATGCCGTTCGGCCCGATGGTCAGCATCTTCGGGCACCAGACGCCGTTGCAGGTCACCGACGTGTCGGTGGCGGTGCTGCTGGTGCTGGCCTGCTCGTCGATGGCGGTGTACGGCGTGGTGCTGGCCGGCTGGGCCTCCGGGTCGACCTACCCACTGCTCGGTGGTCTGCGGTCCAGCGCGCAGCTGATCTCGTATGAGATCGCGCTGGGACTCTCCGTCGTGGCGGTGTTCATGCTCTCGGGCACGATGTCGACCAGCGGGATCGTCGCCGCCCAAGGGGAGCGGCCCCAGGTCGAGTTCTTCGGTCTCGACGTCTCGGCTCCCGGCTGGTACGCGATCCTGCTCTTCCCGAGCTTCGTCATCTTCTTCATCGCCATCGTCGGCGAGACCAACCGAGCCCCGTTCGACCTGCCCGAGGCGGAGTCCGAGCTGGTCGCCGGCTTCATGACGGAGTACAGCTCGCTGAAGTTCGCGCTCATCATGCTCTCCGAGTACGTCGCGATGGTGACCATGTCGGCGTTCACCGTGACGTTGTTCCTCGGCGGCTGGCGCGCGCCCTGGCCGCTGAGCATCTGGGACGGGGCGAACTCCGGTTGGTGGCCGATGCTGTGGTTCTTCGGCAAGGTGCTCGCCCTCGTCTTCGTCTTCGTCTGGCTGCGGGGCACCCTGCCCCGGCTGCGCTACGACCAGTTCATGCGCCTCGGCTGGAAGGTCCTGCTCCCGCTCAACCTGCTGTGGATCCTGGTGCTGGCCGGGTGGCTGAAGACCCAGGGCTGGGAGCGCGCCGACCGGCTGATCGCGTACGGGGCCGTCGCCGGGGTGGTGCTGATCGTCACGCTGATCTGGCCGAGCCGCAAGCCGGCAGCGAAGCCGACGCTGGCCGAGGAGGTCAGCAACCGGCCCTATGGCAGCTTCCCGCTGCCGCCGCTGGACCTTCAGGTACCACCGAGCCCGCGAACCCAGCGCATCGTTGCCGAGCGGGAGCCGGCCAACCTCACCACCGGCACGGATTCCAGGGAGGTGTGACATGGGCGCGATCTCCGGAACGTTCAAGGGCTTCGGGGTCACCTTCTCGCACATGTTCAAGAAGGTTGTCACCACCGACTACCCGTTCAAGCCGCCGGTCGCGGCACCCCGCTATCACGGGCGGCACATCCTCAACCGGCATCCCGACGGCCTGGAGAAGTGCATCGGCTGCGAGTTGTGTGCCTGGGCCTGCCCGGCGGACGCGATCTACGTGGAGGGTGGCGACAACACCGAGGAGCAGCGTTTCTCCCCGGGCGAGCGGTACGCCAGCGTCTACCAGATCAACTACGCCCGGTGTATCTTCTGCGGACTCTGCATCGAGGCGTGCCCGACCCGCTCGTTGACCATGAGCAACGAGTACGAGCTGGCCCGCGACAACCGGCAGGACCTGATCTTCACCAAGGAGCAGCTCCTGGCGCCGCTGCTGTCGGGCATGGAACAGCCGCCGCACCCGATGCGGCTGGGTGACAGCGAGAAGGACTACTACGTCGGCGCGTTGGAGAACCCGGGCACCTCGGCCGGGGCGGAACGTTCGCCGATGGGCCCCGGCCGCTACCGGCTCAGCGAGCACCCCGGTGTGCAGTTCCCCGGCG
Protein-coding regions in this window:
- the nuoH gene encoding NADH-quinone oxidoreductase subunit NuoH yields the protein MTFLAQEPTLADFGRDPWWLILIKVVFAFAFGLVATLLGVWFERRVVGRMAVRPGPNQLGPFGLLQTLADGVKMAFKEDILPRSADKVVYFFAPVISVVCAVTALSVMPFGPMVSIFGHQTPLQVTDVSVAVLLVLACSSMAVYGVVLAGWASGSTYPLLGGLRSSAQLISYEIALGLSVVAVFMLSGTMSTSGIVAAQGERPQVEFFGLDVSAPGWYAILLFPSFVIFFIAIVGETNRAPFDLPEAESELVAGFMTEYSSLKFALIMLSEYVAMVTMSAFTVTLFLGGWRAPWPLSIWDGANSGWWPMLWFFGKVLALVFVFVWLRGTLPRLRYDQFMRLGWKVLLPLNLLWILVLAGWLKTQGWERADRLIAYGAVAGVVLIVTLIWPSRKPAAKPTLAEEVSNRPYGSFPLPPLDLQVPPSPRTQRIVAEREPANLTTGTDSREV
- the nuoI gene encoding NADH-quinone oxidoreductase subunit NuoI — protein: MGAISGTFKGFGVTFSHMFKKVVTTDYPFKPPVAAPRYHGRHILNRHPDGLEKCIGCELCAWACPADAIYVEGGDNTEEQRFSPGERYASVYQINYARCIFCGLCIEACPTRSLTMSNEYELARDNRQDLIFTKEQLLAPLLSGMEQPPHPMRLGDSEKDYYVGALENPGTSAGAERSPMGPGRYRLSEHPGVQFPGAEQAAERADKGDGA